The Streptomyces sp. HUAS CB01 genome has a segment encoding these proteins:
- a CDS encoding MFS transporter translates to MSSHAAVPDTAPDLTAAPDRRRWTALAIVMTAAFMDLVDVTIVNIAIPSIEHDLGASFGAIQWITAGYALAFAAGLITGGRLGDIYGRKRLFLIGISGFTIASALCGLAAGPEMLVASRLLQGAMAAMMVPQVLAIVHVTFPAHERGKVFGMFGAVVGLGAVSGPLLGALLTQWNLFGLEWRPIFLINLPVGVAGLLLGRKFITESRAEKALRLDLVGVALVTTGLLMLIYPLTRGRELGWPLWGHLCMAASPLVFAAFVAYERHKTRKDGSPLVELSLFRVKSFAAGVAVQLTFGVVLGIFFLVWTLYMQIGLGWSPLKAGLTGVPFSIAVSLAAGISVQKLVPRFGRKVLQAGALTMASGLLLYIWEAGRYGTGIEPWQMTAPLVIMGLGMGLIVAPLTDAVLSDVPREHAGSASGLINTTGQMGNALGLGLVSVVFFTVVDKTPLTSQSAVGRAFADAFQGSLWWVVAVLAVIFLMMFALPARPAQHLEGAGSTAGTEESASGADSGTAADGGPDAGAEGERQQPALSH, encoded by the coding sequence ATGAGCTCCCACGCCGCCGTACCGGATACGGCTCCCGACCTCACGGCCGCTCCCGACCGGCGCCGCTGGACCGCCCTCGCCATCGTCATGACCGCGGCCTTCATGGACCTGGTCGACGTGACCATCGTCAACATCGCGATCCCGTCGATCGAGCACGACCTCGGTGCGTCGTTCGGCGCGATCCAGTGGATCACCGCCGGCTACGCACTCGCCTTCGCCGCCGGCCTGATCACTGGTGGGCGGCTCGGTGACATCTACGGCCGCAAGCGGCTCTTCCTGATCGGAATCAGCGGCTTCACGATCGCCTCGGCGCTCTGCGGACTGGCCGCCGGACCCGAGATGCTGGTCGCCTCGCGGCTTCTGCAGGGCGCGATGGCCGCGATGATGGTCCCCCAGGTCCTCGCGATCGTCCATGTGACCTTCCCCGCCCACGAGCGCGGCAAGGTCTTCGGGATGTTCGGGGCGGTCGTCGGTCTCGGAGCGGTCTCCGGTCCGCTGCTCGGCGCCCTGCTGACCCAGTGGAACCTGTTCGGCCTGGAGTGGCGGCCGATCTTCCTGATCAACCTGCCGGTCGGTGTCGCCGGCCTCCTGCTCGGCCGGAAGTTCATCACCGAGTCCCGTGCCGAGAAGGCGCTCCGGCTCGACCTCGTCGGTGTCGCGCTCGTGACCACCGGACTGCTGATGCTGATCTACCCGCTCACGCGCGGACGGGAGCTCGGCTGGCCGCTGTGGGGTCATCTGTGCATGGCGGCGAGCCCGCTCGTGTTCGCCGCGTTCGTGGCCTACGAGCGGCACAAGACGCGCAAGGACGGTTCCCCGCTCGTGGAACTGTCGCTGTTCCGGGTGAAGAGCTTCGCCGCCGGTGTCGCCGTGCAGCTCACCTTCGGTGTGGTCCTGGGCATCTTCTTCCTGGTGTGGACGCTGTACATGCAGATCGGCCTGGGCTGGAGCCCGCTCAAGGCCGGACTGACCGGCGTGCCGTTCTCCATAGCGGTCTCGCTGGCCGCCGGGATCTCCGTGCAGAAGCTGGTGCCGCGCTTCGGTCGGAAGGTGCTGCAGGCGGGTGCGCTGACCATGGCGTCCGGGCTGCTCCTCTACATCTGGGAAGCCGGCCGGTACGGCACGGGCATCGAGCCCTGGCAGATGACGGCACCGCTGGTGATCATGGGCCTGGGGATGGGGCTGATCGTGGCGCCGCTGACGGACGCGGTCCTGTCGGACGTGCCGCGTGAGCACGCGGGCTCGGCGTCCGGGCTGATCAACACCACGGGGCAGATGGGCAACGCCCTTGGCCTCGGCCTGGTCTCGGTCGTCTTCTTCACGGTCGTGGACAAGACGCCGCTCACCTCGCAGAGCGCGGTGGGCCGGGCGTTCGCGGACGCCTTCCAGGGCTCGCTGTGGTGGGTCGTGGCGGTGCTCGCCGTGATCTTCCTGATGATGTTCGCCCTGCCCGCGCGCCCCGCTCAGCACCTCGAAGGCGCGGGGAGCACGGCCGGGACGGAGGAGAGCGCCTCCGGGGCGGACTCCGGTACGGCGGCGGACGGGGGCCCGGACGCGGGGGCGGAGGGGGAACGGCAGCAGCCGGCGCTGTCGCACTGA
- a CDS encoding M6 family metalloprotease domain-containing protein: MQQTRRRIRRPGTLGALAVITLATLTSASSMLPGGSRNTAGPVATAEESALEPCRLTSTTGVQMSEGVPTPSGYVRSTGEIRALNLMIDFPDAEGAGSALDRFAEFFPQTEQWFATSSYGRLVYRPETPLPGWLRMPMAFSAYGIDRGSPYEPGYRQLVQDIVAATDHRVDFSSYDLVNVLVTPNAGPSALDTVLSVTFSGNHEAPYADGVPLANTSFVYSRQDDGSGSYSETGYRVLPHENGHVFGLPDLYTAEGGGAVGHWDIMSEDWGANNDLLGWHKWKLGWLDNSQIQCAAATGSSEYNLTPLALKGGRKLVVVPLDSESGYAMEVRTRAGNDEAVCKPGVLVYHVKTDVDTGQGPVAVADSDKNSGGCTRRPNVHAELSDAPYRPGETFVDQKHRVRITVLSENANGTYRVRITRT, from the coding sequence ATGCAGCAGACCCGCCGACGGATACGCAGACCCGGCACGCTCGGCGCCCTCGCCGTCATCACCCTCGCCACCCTCACCTCGGCGAGCTCGATGCTCCCCGGCGGCTCGCGGAACACAGCGGGCCCCGTCGCCACGGCAGAGGAATCGGCGCTCGAACCGTGCCGTCTCACCTCCACGACCGGCGTCCAGATGTCCGAGGGCGTTCCGACCCCGTCCGGGTACGTGCGCTCCACGGGCGAGATCCGCGCCCTCAACCTGATGATCGACTTCCCCGACGCGGAGGGGGCGGGCTCCGCCCTGGACCGGTTCGCGGAGTTCTTCCCGCAGACCGAGCAGTGGTTCGCCACCAGCTCCTACGGGAGGCTCGTCTACCGGCCCGAGACGCCACTGCCGGGGTGGCTGCGGATGCCGATGGCGTTCAGCGCGTACGGGATCGACCGCGGTTCACCGTACGAGCCGGGCTACCGCCAGCTCGTGCAGGACATCGTGGCCGCCACCGACCACCGGGTGGACTTCAGCTCGTACGACCTGGTCAACGTCCTGGTCACACCCAACGCCGGGCCGTCCGCGCTGGACACCGTGCTGTCGGTGACGTTCTCGGGCAACCACGAGGCGCCGTACGCGGACGGGGTGCCGCTCGCCAACACGAGCTTCGTCTACAGCCGCCAGGACGACGGCTCGGGCAGCTACTCCGAGACGGGTTACCGGGTGCTGCCGCACGAGAACGGCCATGTGTTCGGCCTGCCCGACCTCTACACGGCCGAGGGCGGCGGGGCGGTCGGCCACTGGGACATCATGTCCGAGGACTGGGGGGCGAACAACGACCTCCTCGGCTGGCACAAGTGGAAACTGGGCTGGCTCGACAACAGCCAGATCCAGTGCGCCGCCGCGACCGGCAGCAGCGAGTACAACCTGACCCCGCTGGCCCTCAAGGGCGGCCGCAAGCTGGTGGTCGTCCCGCTGGACTCCGAGTCCGGCTACGCCATGGAGGTCCGTACCCGGGCCGGCAACGACGAGGCCGTCTGCAAACCCGGCGTCCTCGTCTACCACGTCAAGACCGACGTCGACACGGGCCAGGGGCCGGTCGCCGTCGCCGACAGCGACAAGAACAGCGGGGGCTGCACCCGCCGGCCCAATGTGCACGCGGAGCTGTCGGACGCCCCGTACCGGCCGGGCGAGACGTTCGTCGACCAGAAGCACAGGGTCCGCATCACGGTGCTCTCGGAGAACGCGAACGGGACCTACCGGGTGCGGATCACCCGTACCTGA
- a CDS encoding MFS transporter, with amino-acid sequence MSKTAETRLPDGSTGPDPSRWRALVFIALAQLMVVLDATIVNIALPSAQQDLGISDGNRQWVITAYALAFGGLLLFGGRIADLWGRKRTFVVGLAGFAAASALGGAATGEAMLLGSRALQGAFGALLAPAALSLLAVMFTDAKERAKAFGVYGAIAGGGGAVGLILGGFLTEYLDWRWTFYVNIPFAVVAAVGAWLVIREPAGGRNRSPLDVPGVLLSTLGLVALVYGFTRAESHGWTDATTVGLFVASAVLLAAFVAVEARVASPLLPLRVLTERNRGGVYLSLGLAVIAMFGLFLFLTYYLQIVKGYSPVRTGFAFLPMIAGMITGSTQIGARLMTRVPPRLLMGPGFLVAATGMLLLTQLEVDTSYAGLILPAQLLLGLGMGTAFMPAMSLSTHGVEARDAGVASAMVNTSQQVGGAIGTALLNTVAASATTSYLAAHAAGVTGAEAQRLLQLEGIVHGYASAIWWAVGILAASAVIALTLINSGRPGSTTVASSGAASEDDVKIPVIAH; translated from the coding sequence ATGTCGAAAACCGCCGAGACACGCCTTCCCGACGGCTCCACCGGGCCCGATCCGAGCCGCTGGAGAGCGCTCGTCTTCATCGCCCTCGCCCAGCTGATGGTCGTGCTCGACGCGACGATCGTGAACATCGCCCTCCCTTCCGCCCAGCAGGACCTGGGCATCTCCGACGGCAACCGGCAGTGGGTCATCACCGCCTACGCCCTGGCCTTCGGCGGGCTGCTGCTCTTCGGCGGCCGCATAGCCGACCTGTGGGGGCGCAAGCGCACCTTCGTCGTCGGTCTGGCGGGCTTCGCCGCCGCGTCCGCGCTCGGCGGTGCCGCGACCGGTGAGGCCATGCTTCTCGGATCGCGCGCCCTCCAGGGCGCCTTCGGCGCGCTGCTCGCCCCGGCCGCCCTGTCGCTGCTCGCCGTGATGTTCACCGACGCCAAGGAGCGGGCCAAGGCCTTCGGCGTCTACGGTGCGATCGCCGGCGGCGGCGGCGCCGTCGGTCTGATCCTCGGTGGCTTCCTCACCGAGTACCTGGACTGGCGCTGGACGTTCTACGTCAACATCCCCTTCGCCGTGGTCGCCGCCGTGGGCGCCTGGCTCGTCATCCGCGAGCCCGCGGGCGGCCGCAACCGCTCGCCGCTCGACGTCCCCGGTGTCCTCCTGTCCACCCTCGGCCTGGTGGCGCTGGTCTACGGATTCACCCGCGCCGAGTCCCACGGCTGGACCGACGCGACGACCGTCGGGCTGTTCGTCGCCTCCGCCGTACTGCTCGCCGCCTTCGTCGCGGTCGAGGCCAGGGTGGCGTCGCCGCTGCTGCCGCTGCGCGTGCTCACCGAGCGGAACCGCGGCGGGGTCTACCTCTCCCTGGGGCTCGCCGTCATCGCGATGTTCGGCCTCTTCCTCTTCCTCACCTACTACCTGCAGATCGTGAAGGGCTACTCGCCGGTGCGGACGGGCTTCGCCTTCCTGCCGATGATCGCGGGCATGATCACGGGCTCCACCCAGATCGGCGCCCGGCTGATGACCCGGGTGCCGCCCCGGCTGCTCATGGGCCCCGGCTTCCTGGTCGCCGCGACGGGCATGCTGCTGCTGACCCAGCTGGAGGTCGACACCTCGTACGCGGGCCTCATCCTCCCGGCGCAGCTGCTGCTCGGCCTCGGCATGGGTACGGCCTTCATGCCGGCGATGTCGCTGTCGACGCACGGCGTCGAGGCGCGGGACGCGGGAGTCGCCTCCGCCATGGTGAACACCTCGCAGCAGGTGGGCGGCGCGATCGGCACGGCCCTGCTCAACACCGTCGCCGCCTCCGCGACCACCTCGTACCTCGCCGCCCACGCGGCCGGCGTGACCGGTGCCGAGGCGCAGCGGCTCCTCCAGCTGGAGGGCATCGTGCACGGTTACGCGAGCGCCATCTGGTGGGCGGTCGGCATCCTTGCGGCTTCGGCCGTCATCGCCCTCACACTGATCAACTCCGGGCGCCCCGGCTCCACGACCGTGGCGTCCTCCGGAGCGGCTTCCGAGGACGACGTGAAGATCCCGGTGATCGCGCACTGA
- a CDS encoding VOC family protein yields the protein MEMTVQLTIDCSDPQRMVAFWAEALGYVPEPAPGGHATWRSYWAAVGVPDAELPAGAGDIPESIIDPAGRGPRVWFQQVPEPKVAKNRWHFDLKVGGGRDVPLDVRAQRVNATVERLVKAGATVLRIKDEPDMGLYAAAMQDPEGNEFDIV from the coding sequence ATGGAGATGACCGTGCAGCTGACGATCGACTGCTCCGATCCGCAGAGAATGGTGGCTTTCTGGGCCGAGGCCCTGGGCTACGTGCCTGAGCCTGCGCCGGGCGGGCACGCCACGTGGCGTTCCTACTGGGCGGCAGTGGGGGTGCCCGATGCAGAGTTGCCGGCCGGTGCCGGGGACATTCCGGAGTCGATCATCGATCCCGCAGGACGTGGACCGAGGGTGTGGTTCCAGCAGGTCCCCGAGCCGAAGGTCGCCAAGAACCGGTGGCACTTCGACCTGAAGGTCGGTGGGGGCCGTGACGTCCCGCTGGACGTCCGCGCACAGCGGGTCAACGCTACGGTGGAACGGCTGGTCAAAGCTGGTGCCACCGTGCTGCGGATCAAGGATGAGCCGGACATGGGGCTCTACGCCGCCGCCATGCAGGACCCCGAGGGCAACGAATTCGACATCGTCTGA
- a CDS encoding helix-turn-helix transcriptional regulator, producing the protein MTDTPARLLNLLSLLQTPREWPGSELAERLQVSPRTIRRDIDRLRDLGYPVEATKGAVGGYRLVAGAAMPPLLLDDEEAVAIAVGLRAGAGHAIEGVDEASVRALAKLEQVLPARLRHRVSSLQNATIPLTRGDGATVDPRTLTALAATVTGRERLRFDYRSGEGAESKRLVEPYRLVSTGRRWYLVAYDLGREDWRTFRVDRVRDPFATGARFTPRELPTGGDAAEFFSASMARNQPELALDISFAAPAERVSSRLPGYLGTPEPTGPDTCRLRSRSQDSLEWIALRLALVDCEFTVHHPPALSEHLREMGARLTRASA; encoded by the coding sequence ATGACGGATACGCCGGCACGACTGCTGAATCTGCTGTCCCTCCTCCAGACGCCGCGCGAGTGGCCGGGCAGCGAACTCGCCGAACGGCTTCAGGTCAGCCCGCGCACGATCCGCCGGGACATCGACCGGCTGCGTGACCTCGGCTATCCCGTCGAGGCGACGAAGGGAGCGGTGGGCGGGTACCGGCTCGTCGCGGGAGCCGCGATGCCGCCGCTGCTCCTCGACGACGAGGAGGCCGTCGCGATCGCCGTGGGGCTGCGGGCAGGCGCCGGCCACGCCATCGAGGGCGTGGACGAGGCTTCCGTACGGGCCCTGGCCAAGCTGGAGCAGGTGCTGCCGGCCCGGCTGCGCCACCGCGTGTCCAGCCTCCAGAACGCGACCATCCCGCTCACCCGCGGCGACGGAGCCACCGTCGACCCGCGCACCCTGACCGCCCTCGCGGCGACCGTGACCGGACGGGAGCGGCTCCGGTTCGACTACCGCTCCGGGGAGGGCGCGGAGTCGAAGCGGCTGGTCGAGCCGTACCGGCTGGTCTCGACCGGGCGTCGGTGGTACCTGGTGGCGTACGACCTGGGTCGCGAGGACTGGCGGACGTTCCGGGTCGACCGGGTCCGGGACCCGTTCGCGACCGGTGCCCGCTTCACCCCGCGCGAGCTGCCGACGGGCGGCGACGCGGCGGAGTTCTTCTCCGCCTCCATGGCCCGCAACCAGCCCGAACTGGCCCTGGACATCAGCTTCGCGGCACCGGCGGAACGCGTCTCCTCCCGGCTGCCCGGCTACCTCGGCACTCCGGAGCCGACGGGGCCGGACACCTGCCGGCTGCGCAGCCGGTCGCAGGACTCACTGGAGTGGATCGCGCTGCGGCTGGCCCTGGTCGACTGCGAGTTCACCGTCCACCACCCCCCGGCGCTCTCCGAGCACCTGAGGGAGATGGGTGCGCGCCTCACGCGGGCGAGCGCCTAG
- a CDS encoding MarR family winged helix-turn-helix transcriptional regulator has product MTTAPNSGEPRWLTDEEQRVWRSYLHATTLLEDSLDRQLQRDAGMPHVYYGLLVQLAEAPRRRLRMTELAKDAKITRSRLSHAVARLEKNGWVRREDCPNDRRGQNACLTEKGFEVLQKAAPGHVAAVRQAVFDRLSSEQVRQLGEITRIMAESLQPDGTDVDLPWLR; this is encoded by the coding sequence ATGACCACGGCACCGAACTCGGGCGAACCCCGCTGGCTCACCGACGAGGAGCAGCGTGTGTGGCGCTCGTACCTGCACGCCACCACTCTTCTCGAGGACAGTCTCGACAGGCAGCTCCAGCGGGACGCGGGCATGCCACACGTCTACTACGGCCTGCTCGTCCAGCTCGCCGAGGCCCCGCGTCGCCGTTTGCGCATGACGGAACTCGCCAAGGACGCCAAGATCACCCGGTCCCGGCTCTCACATGCGGTCGCCCGACTGGAGAAGAACGGCTGGGTACGACGCGAGGACTGTCCGAACGACAGGCGGGGGCAGAACGCCTGCCTGACGGAGAAGGGCTTCGAGGTCCTGCAGAAGGCGGCGCCGGGTCATGTCGCGGCCGTACGGCAGGCGGTCTTCGACCGGCTCAGCTCCGAGCAGGTGCGCCAGCTGGGCGAGATCACCCGGATCATGGCCGAGAGCCTCCAGCCGGACGGCACCGACGTCGACCTCCCCTGGCTGCGCTGA
- a CDS encoding DeoR/GlpR family DNA-binding transcription regulator, with protein sequence MYAPERQQEILRLAREGGRVEVLSLADEFQVTAETIRRDLKALDRAGLVRRVHGGAIPAGRLDFEPDLAERESTAADEKDRIARAALAELPEDGSVILDAGSTVARLAAAFPLECSLTVVTHALPAAARLADHPGIDLHLVGGRVRHRTRAAVDAWALRAYGEIRADVVFLGTNGFSAGSGLTTPDLAEAAVKRAVVAAARRVVLLADSAKYGEEHFARFAGLADVDLLITDSGLSPEDAAAVEAAGTEVVRT encoded by the coding sequence ATGTACGCACCGGAGCGCCAGCAGGAGATCCTCCGTCTCGCCCGTGAAGGCGGCCGGGTCGAGGTGCTCTCGCTCGCCGACGAGTTCCAGGTCACCGCCGAGACCATCCGGCGCGATCTGAAGGCGCTCGACCGGGCCGGTCTGGTGCGCAGGGTGCACGGCGGGGCCATCCCGGCCGGCCGGCTCGACTTCGAGCCCGACCTCGCGGAGCGGGAGTCCACCGCCGCGGACGAGAAGGACCGCATAGCCCGGGCCGCCCTCGCCGAACTCCCCGAGGACGGCAGCGTCATCCTCGACGCCGGTTCCACCGTGGCGCGACTGGCCGCCGCGTTCCCGCTGGAGTGCTCGCTCACCGTCGTCACCCACGCCCTCCCCGCCGCCGCGCGGCTCGCCGACCACCCCGGCATCGACCTCCACCTCGTCGGCGGCCGCGTCCGGCACCGCACCCGGGCCGCAGTCGACGCGTGGGCGCTGCGGGCGTACGGGGAGATCCGGGCCGATGTGGTCTTCCTCGGCACGAACGGCTTCTCCGCCGGCAGCGGGCTCACCACACCCGACCTGGCCGAGGCCGCGGTCAAGCGGGCCGTCGTCGCCGCCGCGCGGCGCGTCGTGCTCCTCGCGGACTCCGCGAAGTACGGCGAGGAGCACTTCGCCCGCTTCGCCGGACTCGCCGACGTCGATCTGCTCATCACGGACAGCGGGCTCAGCCCCGAGGACGCCGCGGCCGTCGAGGCCGCGGGCACGGAAGTAGTACGTACATGA
- a CDS encoding sigma-70 family RNA polymerase sigma factor, with protein sequence MATRAVARRKPAKGTGADGADSVRSTSGEIADRDLVGMYLDEIARTPLLDAAKEVELSQTIEAGVYARQILDGEVESDAAGATHEELEALVAAGERAKDIFIKSNLRLVVAVARRYPRSGLPLLDLIQEGNAGLVRAVEKFDYTKGFKFSTYATWWIRQAITRSIADQSRTIRLPVHLVEELGRIRRVQREFNREHGREPEPAEVAEELGSTPERVTDVLDWARDPVSLNMSVDDEGETQFGDLLEDTSAVSPEQSVLTLLRSEELDDLIDRLDHRTASIIRMRYGIEDGRERTLTEVGKEHGLTRERIRQIEKHALLELKRMARDTGFDEAA encoded by the coding sequence ATGGCAACCCGTGCCGTCGCCCGTCGTAAGCCCGCCAAGGGGACCGGGGCTGATGGAGCAGACAGCGTTCGTTCCACGAGCGGGGAGATCGCCGACCGCGATCTGGTCGGCATGTACCTCGACGAGATCGCGCGTACGCCGCTGCTGGATGCCGCCAAGGAGGTCGAGCTCTCCCAGACGATCGAGGCGGGTGTCTACGCCCGGCAGATCCTCGACGGTGAGGTGGAGAGCGACGCGGCCGGTGCCACGCACGAGGAGCTCGAGGCGCTCGTCGCCGCGGGCGAGCGCGCGAAGGACATCTTCATCAAGTCGAACCTCCGCCTGGTGGTGGCCGTCGCGCGGCGCTATCCGCGCAGTGGACTGCCACTGCTCGATCTGATCCAGGAGGGCAACGCCGGCCTGGTCCGCGCGGTGGAGAAGTTCGACTACACGAAGGGCTTCAAGTTCTCCACGTACGCCACGTGGTGGATCCGCCAGGCCATCACCCGCTCGATAGCGGACCAGTCCCGCACGATCCGGCTTCCCGTCCACCTGGTGGAGGAGCTGGGCCGGATCCGTCGAGTGCAGCGCGAGTTCAACCGCGAGCACGGCCGCGAGCCCGAGCCGGCCGAGGTGGCGGAGGAGCTGGGCTCGACTCCGGAGCGGGTCACGGACGTACTGGACTGGGCCCGCGACCCGGTCTCGCTCAACATGTCCGTGGACGACGAGGGCGAGACGCAGTTCGGCGACCTGCTGGAGGACACCTCCGCGGTGTCCCCGGAGCAGTCCGTGCTGACGCTGCTGCGCAGTGAGGAGCTCGACGACCTCATCGACCGGCTCGACCACCGCACCGCCTCGATCATCCGGATGCGGTACGGCATCGAGGACGGCCGCGAGCGCACGCTGACCGAGGTCGGCAAGGAGCACGGCCTCACGCGTGAGCGCATCCGGCAGATCGAGAAGCACGCTCTGCTGGAGCTGAAGCGGATGGCCCGTGACACGGGCTTCGACGAAGCGGCATGA
- a CDS encoding TetR/AcrR family transcriptional regulator, whose protein sequence is MSPATDTAARRATRPRADALRNRERIVTAAREMFVEFGPEVPLDEIARRAGVGNATLYRNFPDRSTLVHEVVLSVLRRTAERAEEAAVTEADPFAALSRFTHAAADERVAALCPLLSGDFDKDHPDLVAQRDRLEGAVQTLVDEAHEAGRLRADVAVGDLMVMLSQLTRPLPGTACLSIDQFTHRHLQLFLDGLEAPARSELPGTAVTLEDLRRSP, encoded by the coding sequence GTGAGCCCCGCCACCGACACCGCGGCGCGCCGCGCCACCCGGCCGCGGGCGGACGCCCTGCGCAACCGGGAGCGGATCGTGACGGCGGCCCGGGAGATGTTCGTCGAGTTCGGCCCCGAGGTGCCGCTCGACGAGATCGCCCGACGCGCCGGCGTCGGCAACGCGACCCTGTACCGGAACTTCCCGGACCGTTCCACCCTCGTCCACGAGGTGGTCCTGTCCGTCCTCCGGCGCACCGCCGAGCGCGCCGAGGAGGCGGCCGTGACGGAGGCGGATCCCTTCGCCGCGCTCAGCCGCTTCACCCACGCGGCCGCCGACGAGCGGGTCGCGGCCCTCTGCCCGCTGCTCAGTGGCGACTTCGACAAGGACCATCCCGACCTGGTCGCCCAGCGCGACCGGCTCGAAGGGGCCGTCCAGACGCTCGTCGACGAGGCTCACGAGGCGGGCAGGCTGCGCGCCGACGTCGCGGTCGGGGATCTGATGGTCATGCTCTCCCAGCTCACCCGGCCGCTCCCGGGCACCGCCTGCCTGTCCATCGACCAGTTCACGCACCGCCATCTGCAGCTGTTCCTCGACGGTCTCGAAGCGCCGGCGCGCTCCGAACTGCCGGGTACGGCCGTGACCTTGGAGGATCTGAGGCGCTCGCCGTGA
- a CDS encoding dioxygenase family protein, whose translation MPALYLSHGAPPLADDPVWPGELADWSASLPGPTAILVISAHWEEAPLAIGATRTVPLVYDFWGFPEHYYRVRYEAPGAPELAESVRKLLRAPGTPVQDVPDRGLDHGAYVPLVEMFPGADIPVLQVSMPTLDPQRLLEIGRRLAPLRDEGVLIVGSGFFTHNLAALRQSGVPGWSAEFDDWGQRALAAADVDALLDFERKAPAGRLAHPRTEHFAPLFVTLGASEGDLPSGRSVIEGFWMGLAKRSVQFG comes from the coding sequence ATGCCCGCCCTCTATCTCTCGCACGGCGCACCGCCCCTCGCCGACGACCCGGTGTGGCCCGGTGAGCTCGCCGACTGGTCGGCGTCCCTGCCCGGGCCCACGGCGATCCTCGTGATCTCCGCCCACTGGGAGGAGGCGCCCCTCGCGATCGGCGCGACGCGGACCGTGCCGCTCGTGTACGACTTCTGGGGCTTCCCCGAGCACTACTACCGGGTGCGGTACGAGGCGCCCGGCGCGCCCGAGCTCGCCGAGTCCGTGCGCAAGCTGCTGCGCGCCCCGGGTACGCCCGTGCAGGACGTCCCGGACCGCGGCCTCGACCACGGGGCCTACGTCCCGCTCGTCGAGATGTTTCCCGGCGCCGACATTCCCGTCCTGCAGGTCTCCATGCCGACGCTCGACCCGCAGCGGCTCCTGGAGATCGGGCGCAGGCTCGCGCCGCTGCGCGACGAGGGTGTGCTGATCGTCGGCAGCGGGTTCTTCACCCACAACCTGGCGGCGCTGCGGCAGTCGGGAGTGCCCGGCTGGTCGGCCGAGTTCGACGACTGGGGGCAGCGGGCGCTGGCCGCCGCGGACGTGGACGCCCTGCTGGACTTCGAGCGCAAGGCGCCGGCCGGCAGGCTCGCCCACCCCCGTACGGAGCACTTCGCCCCGTTGTTCGTCACCCTCGGCGCCTCCGAGGGCGATCTTCCGAGCGGGCGCAGCGTCATCGAGGGGTTCTGGATGGGGCTCGCGAAGCGCTCGGTCCAGTTCGGCTGA